One Megasphaera vaginalis (ex Bordigoni et al. 2020) genomic region harbors:
- a CDS encoding cobalamin biosynthesis protein CobD/CbiB has translation MIYILASIGFAYLLNRLIGDFPIIPKVPQLLTRFIVYTEERWYKAEGTPKSQSTKGIFALIFAVIVAFFLPVIFIFSLYYVYHGADWIAHTIICCQLLGMHTIQKSCEAIFKGLHFDDIQAARNAFTDFSSLDSADLTGENLIRETVLTTAEQSLRTVTAPLFFMCIGGAPLACLYTLTEIMTRRSILHPELTQFYKGARFVNKYLLALPARFSALFMIYAAYLCRLSSKEALHILRRDRGLSFNDTYTTAPLAGALQLRLGGTVSFGAVTLVRPTIGDEGETPAEGHIQKGKSMMYAASICAWIIFLILSWLCFVR, from the coding sequence ATGATTTATATACTCGCCTCCATTGGCTTTGCTTATTTACTGAACAGATTAATCGGCGATTTCCCCATTATCCCGAAAGTTCCCCAATTACTGACTCGCTTCATCGTGTACACAGAAGAACGTTGGTATAAGGCTGAGGGCACGCCGAAATCCCAATCGACAAAAGGTATCTTCGCTTTAATTTTTGCTGTTATCGTTGCCTTCTTTCTGCCAGTCATTTTCATTTTTTCTCTCTATTACGTCTATCACGGTGCCGACTGGATTGCCCACACGATTATTTGCTGCCAACTGCTCGGCATGCATACGATTCAAAAATCGTGCGAAGCCATATTTAAAGGCCTCCACTTCGATGACATACAAGCTGCCCGAAATGCTTTCACAGACTTTTCCAGTTTGGACAGTGCCGATCTTACAGGCGAAAATCTGATTCGGGAAACAGTGCTTACTACGGCAGAACAATCACTGCGGACCGTAACGGCGCCGCTTTTCTTCATGTGCATCGGCGGTGCGCCTTTGGCTTGTCTCTATACGCTCACGGAAATCATGACTCGCAGATCGATTTTGCATCCCGAACTGACCCAATTCTACAAAGGCGCCCGCTTTGTCAACAAATATTTGCTGGCTCTGCCGGCTCGCTTTTCAGCCCTCTTTATGATTTATGCCGCCTATTTATGCCGCCTGTCATCCAAAGAGGCCCTACACATCTTGCGCCGTGACCGCGGTCTTTCTTTCAATGACACCTATACGACCGCGCCTCTCGCCGGTGCCCTGCAACTGCGCCTTGGCGGCACAGTCAGCTTCGGCGCCGTCACACTGGTACGACCGACCATAGGCGACGAGGGAGAAACGCCGGCTGAAGGCCACATTCAAAAGGGGAAAAGCATGATGTACGCCGCTTCAATCTGCGCCTGGATCATCTTCCTTATTCTGTCTTGGCTTTGCTTTGTCCGTTAA
- a CDS encoding multidrug effflux MFS transporter translates to MKQQRQVMFFFTIFLGALSAIAPLSTDMYLPALPVMMQDFAVTPSLIQLTLTASMAGMAFGQIVAGPLSDEKGRRLPLLGGMLIFAAATAGCIFATSIYAFLFFRLIQGAAGGAGIVIARAIARDVCSGSALTRFFSMLMLVNGIAPILAPVIGGQILLFATWHGVFWLLFILGLILGLVTLLMPETLPLRRRVIGGFLASMNGYGDLFHQPYFMGHCLMQCFGFAAFFGYISGSSFVFQNVYHVSPQGFSLIFGANGIGLMISGILVGRSAGVYPEWKALCLSLWIAVIGSVLLLVAFWLHLPLAIVVPLLFVTVSTLAAMSTSSFSLAMQRQAQNAGSASALIGFSSMISGAVMAPVVGIGGSATALPMAIVMVLGEVGALLIFYACIYRAESGRASY, encoded by the coding sequence ATGAAACAACAACGACAGGTTATGTTTTTTTTTACCATTTTCCTCGGCGCCTTATCGGCTATAGCGCCGTTGTCGACGGATATGTATTTACCGGCGCTGCCGGTGATGATGCAAGATTTTGCCGTGACGCCGTCGCTGATACAATTGACCTTGACGGCATCCATGGCCGGCATGGCATTCGGTCAAATTGTAGCTGGGCCGCTCAGCGATGAAAAGGGGCGGCGGCTGCCGCTGCTCGGCGGCATGCTGATTTTTGCGGCAGCGACGGCAGGCTGTATCTTTGCGACTTCCATTTATGCCTTTCTCTTTTTTCGCCTGATTCAAGGGGCTGCCGGCGGGGCAGGTATCGTCATTGCCCGGGCCATTGCCCGTGACGTTTGCAGCGGTTCGGCATTGACACGCTTCTTTTCGATGCTCATGCTGGTCAACGGCATTGCGCCTATCTTGGCTCCCGTCATTGGCGGGCAAATACTTCTTTTTGCAACGTGGCACGGCGTCTTTTGGCTCCTCTTTATCTTGGGGCTTATCTTGGGGCTCGTCACGTTGTTGATGCCGGAAACGTTGCCTTTGCGACGCAGAGTGATTGGCGGTTTCTTGGCCAGTATGAACGGGTATGGCGACCTGTTCCACCAGCCTTACTTCATGGGCCATTGTCTGATGCAATGCTTTGGATTTGCAGCCTTTTTCGGCTACATTTCCGGATCTTCCTTCGTTTTTCAAAACGTCTATCACGTTTCACCCCAAGGATTCAGTCTTATTTTCGGCGCCAACGGCATCGGCTTGATGATCAGCGGTATCCTCGTCGGTCGATCTGCCGGCGTCTATCCTGAGTGGAAGGCCTTGTGTCTTTCTCTGTGGATTGCCGTCATCGGCAGTGTGTTGCTCCTCGTTGCTTTTTGGCTGCACTTGCCCTTAGCCATCGTCGTTCCTCTTCTCTTTGTGACCGTATCAACCTTGGCGGCGATGAGTACGAGCAGCTTCTCATTAGCTATGCAAAGGCAGGCGCAGAATGCCGGCAGTGCCTCTGCGTTGATAGGCTTTTCGTCGATGATTTCAGGCGCTGTCATGGCACCGGTCGTCGGCATCGGCGGCAGTGCGACGGCTCTGCCCATGGCAATCGTCATGGTTCTCGGCGAAGTCGGCGCCTTGCTTATCTTTTACGCTTGCATTTATCGTGCAGAATCGGGGAGAGCCTCTTATTAA